From the Hylaeus volcanicus isolate JK05 chromosome 4, UHH_iyHylVolc1.0_haploid, whole genome shotgun sequence genome, one window contains:
- the LOC128875117 gene encoding carbonic anhydrase 7-like, translated as MTLLIFTLGPLFFSSLVYGNFSYDGDDGPSHWGDKYKTCLGKYQSPIDIEVNDVQPASFPPVEFSNVQSPHKANMTNNGHTVMIQIVDTDVPTVSGGPLNGSYVFQQLHFHWGQNDKIGSEDLINNKSFSMELHAVFWKKSYESSEEAMKHPDGLTVLAYLYESKDEPNPIFEPIVSQISQITSTGSIATIDDPNVLSKLVAPDIVSAQNYYTYRGSLTTPPCLEIVQWIDFIDPLSISHEQLEVFRGIQSSEGANLTHNFRPVQPLNDRTIYYNSISGNTETKPTSASATSTTSTTTTTAVPTEAKGTTGTTNAPTTVSITPTNKNGSQHSGQERIWMTSPLAMLFGIVLLLPYQ; from the exons GCCCGTCGCACTGGGGCGACAAGTACAAGACCTGTTTGGGGAAATACCAGTCCCCCATCGACATTGAAGTGAACGACGTTCAGCCCGCCAGCTTTCCACCTGTAGAATTTTCTAATGTCCAGAGTCCTCATAAGGCTAATATGACGAACAATGGGCACACAG TGATGATCCAGATCGTGGATACAGACGTGCCCACGGTATCAGGAGGGCCGCTCAACGGTTCGTACGTCTTTCAACAATTGCATTTCCACTGGGGCCAAAACGACAAGATCGGATCCGAGGATCTCATCAACAATAAATCATTCTCGATGGAACTTCACGCTGTGTTCTGGAAGAAGTCGTACGAGAGCTCGGAGGAGGCGATGAAACATCCCGATGGACTCACCGTCCTAGCATATTTGTACGAG AGCAAGGACGAGCCGAATCCGATTTTCGAGCCGATCGTGTCCCAAATATCGCAAATAACGTCGACCGGCAGTATCGCGACGATAGACGATCCTAACGTCTTGAGCAAATTGGTCGCACCTGACATCGTATCTGCACAAAATTATTACACGTACAGAGGATCGTTGACGACCCCACCTTGCCTCGAGATCGTCCAATGGATCGACTTCATAGATCCACTGTCCATATCCCACGAGCAG ctGGAGGTTTTCCGCGGTATTCAATCATCGGAGGGCGCGAATTTAACGCACAACTTCCGACCGGTGCAACCATTAAACGATAGAACGATTTATTATAACAGTATTAGTGGCAACACGGAGACAAAGCCGACAAGTGCTTCAGCGACTTCTACGACTTCTACAACCACTACTACGGCGGTTCCTACGGAAGCAAAAGGCACGACTGGAACAACAAATGCGCCAACCACAGTGTCGATTACTCCTACGAACAAAAACGGAAGTCAACATTCTGGACAAGAAAGAATATGGATGACTTCGC CTCTCGCGATGCTATTTGGAATCGTTCTCCTTCTGCCATACCAATAA
- the LOC128875119 gene encoding coiled-coil domain-containing protein 12, with product MAETNVGSLEEEALKRKERLQALKRKTEDNKENKNEPGAKLPKPKFRSYKPQDESLKGKVLDDAKPGNVEAEVHDQLSAATTKVVIEELDISNLAPRKPDWDLKRDVAKKLEKLERRTQKAIAELIRERLKQGQHDLAAVVNMAAREQEESPT from the exons ATGGCGGAGACTAACGTAGGTTCGTTAGAAGAGGAAGCTTTGAAGAGAAAAGAACGTTTGCAAGCTCtaaaaaggaaaacagaaGACAACAAGGAAAATAAGAATGAACCCGGTGCAAAATTGCCAAA ACCAAAGTTTCGAAGCTACAAACCCCAAGACGAAAGTCTCAAGGGCAAAGTGTTGGACGACGCGAAACCTGGAAACGTAGAAGCGGAAGTACACGATCAATTAAGTGCAGCCACTACCAAAGTTGTCATAGAAGAACTT GATATCAGTAACCTTGCCCCTCGAAAACCAGATTGGGATTTGAAACGAGACGTTGCTAAGAAGTTAGAAAAGTTGGAAAGAAGAACTCAGAAGGCAATAGCGGAGCTTATAAGAGAACGTCTCAAACAGGGACAGCACGACTTGGCTGCTGTAGTGAATATGGCAGCTAGGGAACAAGAGGAATCGCCTACTTGA